One Littorina saxatilis isolate snail1 linkage group LG11, US_GU_Lsax_2.0, whole genome shotgun sequence genomic window, GCAGCAACTACCTGTCGCCTTGTTGTAGAGTTGGTTAGTTCCACAGCaactgtgtgttgttctgttgtagACTTGTATTCCGCAGCAACCATGTGTCCTGTAGCTATAAGAGTTGTGTCCACAGCAACCATAATAGTACAAACCCCCAGGCTGAATGTTGCCTTGACAACAGGTGGAATTATACCTGTAGTAGGTGTGACTTCCACAGCAGGAGTAGCTTGACCCACCTGGAAGGACCTGACCAGAGCTGCAACAGGTGTGTGTATTGTAGTTGTACGAGTTACTTCCGCAGCACCTGTGATACGTTCCACCTGAGCGAACTTCTCCCCCGCAAcaggtgtgtgttgttctgttgtagACCTGTGTTCCACAGCAGCTCTGGGTTCTGTAGTTGTAAGAGTTCATTCCACAGCAACGAGAATAATACGACCCCCCAGGCTGAATGTTGCCTTGACAACAGGTGGAATTATACCTGTAGTAGGGGAGACTTCCACAGCAGGAGTAGCTTGACCCACCTGGAAGGACCTGACCAGAGCTGCAACAGGTGTGTGTATTGTAGTTGTACGAGTTACTTCCGCAGCACCTGTGATACGTTCCACCTGAGCGAACTTCTCCCCCGCAAcaggtgtgtgttgttctgttgtagACCTGTGTTCCACAGCAGCTCTGGGTTCTGTAGTTGTAAGAGTTCATTCCACAGCAACGAGAATAATACGACCCCCCAGGCTGAATGTTGCCTTGACAACAGGTGGAATTATACCTGTAGTAGGGGAGACTTCCACAGCAGGAGTAGCTTGATCCACCTGGAAGGACCTGGTTGCCACAGCAGCTCTGGTTTCTGTAGTTATACGAGTTCATTCCACAGCAACGATAATAATACGATCCCCCAGGCTGAATGTTGCCTTGACAACAGGTGGAATTATACCTGTAGTAGGTGTGACTTCCGCAGCAGGAGTAGCTTGATCCACCTGGAAGGACCTGGCTAGAGCTgcaacatgtgtgtgttgttctgttgtagGGCTTACTTCCACAGCAACTGTTGTTTGCCCCCCGTTCTCGTAGCATGTAACTGCAACACAGGTGTGTTGTTGTATTGTAGGACTGAGTTCCGCAACAGCTGTTGTTTGTTCCCTTCTCGCGTAGTATGTTACCACAGCATAGGTGTGTTATGGAATTGTAGGCTTTCATTCCACAGCAATAACGGTTCACTCCACCTGACTGGATTTTTCCTCCACAGCAGGTTTGAGATGTTGTGTTGTAGACCTGAGTTCCGCAGCAGCGTTGTGTTCTGTAGTTGTAGGTATCAGCTCCGCAACATCTGTCGTAGTATCCCACAGTGTCACGAGCTGTTCCTGCACAGCACGTTTGTGTCCTGGAATTGTAGGTCCCATTTCCACAGCACCTTTGGTACGAACCACCTGGAACAATGTTACCGTAGCAACATGTGTGAACGGCAGAGGTGTAAGCTTTCGTTCCACAGCAGCTATTGCGAGTTCCTCTGCTTTGTACGGCACCATTGCAGCACATTTTGGATGTGGAATCGTAGACTTCAGTTCCGCAGCAGCCGTGGTAGCGACCACCGGGCTTGATTTCGCCTCTACAACAGGTGTGCGTCGTTGTATTGTAGGACTGAGTCCCACAGCATCCGTTGTTTGTTCCCCTTTGGTGAAGAGTGCCATAGCAACAGAGGTGTGACCTGTAATCGTAGACTTCGGTTGCACAGCAACCATGATTTTGTCCTCCTGACTGGATTTTGTTATTGCAGCAATTGTGTGAGGTCCTATTGTAGACTGATTGATATCCACAACAACTTTGTGTGCGGTAAGGATAGGTCTCCGTTCCACAGCATCTATAAGAGGTTCCACCTGACTTAATGATACCTGCGCAACAGCTGTGTGTCACACGGTTGTAGGCCTGATTCCCACAACAGCTACTGTAGGTCCCTTTCTCTTGAGTTGTGCCTGCACAACAAAGTTGTGTTCTGGAATCATACACCCGACTTCCGCAGCAGTAATGGTACGACCCACCTGGTAGGATTTTTCCGCTGCAACAGGTATGCGTGTAGGAGTTGTAGGTCTGATTCAAACAACAAGAGTTATGCGTTCCCTTCTCTCGAGGAGTGATATCACAGCAAAGTTGTGTCGTGGAGTCGTATAGCCCAGTTCCACAGCATCGATGATAAGTTCCACCAGGCTTGACAATTCCCTTGCAGCACGTGTGTGTCATGGTATCGTAGCCTTTGGTTCCACAACACGTGTTGTTTGTCCCTTTGGTTTGCAGCGTGCCATAGCAACACAGGTGTGTGTATCGATTATAGACTTCAGTTCCACAGCAGACTTCATTTGGTCCACCTGATTCGATTTTTCCAGCACAGCAGGTGTTTGTAAAGCGATTGTAGGTTTGCCTTCCACAGCAGCTGCTGTATGTTGTCTTTGGTTGGACCGTGCCGGCACAGCATTGCTGCGTGTTGTAGTTATACACCTGATTTCCACAGCAGTACCGGTATGCTCCACCTGACAAGATTTTGTTTTGACAGCAGGTGTGTGTCGCGCTGTTATAGCCCTGGGTTCCGCAACAAGAGTTGTTTGCTCCCCTTGCGCGAAGTACGCCATAGCAGCAGAGATATGACGTGCTATCGTACATATCAGTGCCACAGCAGCTCTGATACGTGCCGCCTGTGTGGATCTTATCTCCGCAACAAGTGTGTGTCCTGTAGTTGTAGATCTGCGTTCCACAGCAACCATAGTTTGAGCCGCCTGGTTGGATCTTCCCTCTGCAGCAGGTGTGCGTGTAGTGGTTGTAAGTTTCATTTCCACAACAGCTATCATAGCTTCCGTTCCTGGGAAGAACGCCATCACAACATGTGTGAGTCATGTAATTGTAGAGCTCGGTTCCACAGCATCCACGGTAATGTCCAACATCTGACTTGATAGTGCCTCCAcagcaggtgtgtgtgttgtagttgTAGGGTTTATTTCCGCAACATCTGTTTTGTGTTCCTTTTTCGTGAAGCGTGCCATTGCAACATAATTTCATCCGGTAATTGAAGACCTCCGGTCCACAGCAAACTTGATACGGCCCGCCAGGATGCACTTTGCCTTCACAACACGTGTGTGTCGCGGAGCTGTATGTTTCGTTTCCACAGCACCTGTCATAGGCTCCCCTTGGCTGAAGGGTACCGTTGCAACAAATGTGAGTCTCAGAATCAAAGACTTCAGCTCCACAGCAACCATGATACCAAGTTCCACCGGGCTTGATTAGGCCTCCACAGCAGATGTGTGACGCTCGGTTGTAGGTTTCATTTCCGCAACAGCCTTCATATCTGCTTCCTTTAAGTGTGCCTCCACAGCAGAAGTGTGTTCTGTTGTCGTAGGGCTGGGCGCCACAGCAAGCATGGTGGTCCGGGTCTACTTGGGTCAAGTCATCGTCAGAATGGCTGGAGTTGAGAGCTTGTGAACCACATGATATGCCTGCAAACATACAGATGGTAACACTCTGTCATACACAAGTCTCATCATTTTATAACTTGGAGACTTCTAATTCTATCAGTACAATGGCCACTAAAAAGGTTAAAGATGTTTTAAGGGGGTTGGTCTAATTATATAAACCGAATGACAGACAGCAGGTTTTGTggcaacacacacatgtgcgcagAAAGATCTGCTTTCCTCCTGCTCAAGAATGAAATTTGGCACACATGTAGCAGCTCAATTACTTGCCAGGCATATAAAGTTGCGtacatgtcatatttttgtaTGTGACATTATTACGTTGAcatcaaacaaaaccaaaacccgTTGAAGCATTCATTCTCATGTTCAATTTGCTGTTATTATTATGAGTAGTCCACTTACAGAAGAGAGTTTTTGTCATCTTTCCGTGTCATTTGCAGGGACTGCTCCGTTTAATTTAGATTGATTGTATATCAGATGCAGATACCCGGGGGGAAAGCACTAACAACCTAccaaacaaggaaagaaagaagtcGCCTGAAATTATATGAAAAAAATTAAGTCAATCTGTTTCCCTAAACTGTTATTGTTGTCTGTCACTCAGTGTAGTGAGTGAGCGAatgggataaaaaaaaaattgttagaTTGAGTGGacgaaaaaacaagtcgcgtaaggcgaaaatacaacatttagtcaagctgtcgaactcacagaatgaaacggaacgcaatgcaatttttcagcaagtccgtatactcgtaacatcgtcagtccaccgctcgtggcaaaggcagtgaaattgacaagaagagcggggtagtagttgcgctgagaaggatagcacgcttttctgtacctctcttcgttttaactttctgagcgtgtttttaattcaaacatgtaatatctatatgtttttggaatcaggaaccaacaaggaataagatgaaagtgtttttaaattgatttcgaaaatgtaattttgatcataattcttatatttttaattttcagagcttgtttttaatccaaatataacatatttatatgtttttagaatcagaaaatgctgaagaataagataaacgtaaatttggatcgttttataaaaaaaaatgtttttttacaattttcagatttttaatgaccaaagtcataaattaatttttaagccaccaagctgaaatgcaataccgaagtccggccttcgtcgaagattgctttgccaaaatttcaatcaattgatTGTCCTACCGTGCGTAGCAGACGACTTCCTCAGCTCAGTAAATAAACAGTTTTCCCATATTTCAAGGAAGCACTCATGGGAATAGAAAACGTGTGGGGTTTATAACATTCTTACCATGTAAACTTAGTACTAGCCTCCGGAGTGCAGATACAACACGATAAATAACATGCCAAATGTATATTTGGAAATCAGCGAAGCATCGGCCTTTTACCAAGGGGGCGTCACTCGATCAGTTGGGGAGAGTTGGGGAAAATTCAGCATGTTCTGATGTTCTAGTTGAAAGATACACTGGAATTCACCAAACGAAATGAGAATAATTTGAGAGTTTTGCCTGCATGTGAAAAGCATAGCAAATCCAGCACACACAAGATCTAACTCGACCTGTCCACACAATTATCCAAACGCCTACAGACAAATGTGCCTTGTCAAATGTTCTAATCTCTTGTggttactgacaatatcgttatggAAACAATCACAGTGTGCtgagagatttatagagcgtaCTCTTCcaccctttgcctaagcaagactgatAACTTGTGTAACTGGAGACCCATCTCCCTTACAAATACAGACTATAAATTATTAGCAAAATGCCTTGCGCTCAGGATGTCGAATGTTATAAGTGATTTGATCTCAGAGGATCAAGTGGGATTCATTAAGGGTAGAAAAGCTAGTAATATTATCCGATTAATAGATGACGTAATTGAACATATGAATAATGAAAATAAACCCGGTATTTTATTGGCCCTAGATTATACACGTGCATTTGACTCTATCTCCAAGGAATTCATGCTATGGGCCTTCAGAAAATTCGGATTTGGCGAGAATTTTACGCATTGGGTTAAAGTTCTCACAAATGAGACCGAAAGTAGTATTAACTACCTTGGCTGGATTTCCGAACCATTCCCGATTGAGACAGGAATTCGCCAAGGCTGCCCGTTTTCGCCAATGGCCTTCATTCTCGGACTGGAAATTCTTGCAATAAAGATTAGAAACGATCCAAGCATACACGGACTTCGATTACCTCGCTCCCAGATAGAGACTAACAACtcaattgatatgataaaatTAGCAATGTACGCTGACGACATTAGCATGCTATTACAAGGAAAACAAGATCTGGAAAATGCAATGAAGCTTGTCACTGATTTCACGAAAATATCAcaactaaaaattaataaaaacaaaacggaagcaatgtggctAGGATCTCAAAAGGACAGCAGAGAACATCTCTGTGACTTAAAATGGAAAAAACAACTAAAGATTTTAGGTATAATCTTTAAAAATGATGTCACTGCATCAGACATAAATGAGAATTGGTCGGTAAGAATCGAAAAAATAGAAAGAATAATAAGCATATGGTCTAAAAGAAACCTTAGTATCACAGGCAAATTATGTATTGTAAAAAGTTTCTTGATTTCACAATTTGTATACCCAATGCAAGCTTTAAGTGCTCCAGCCACTATCCTACAGAAAGTAAATACAATCTTATTTCGATTTTTATGGAAAAAGAAGTACACAAATACGCGAGCCTTTGAAAAGGTAAAAAGATGTGTAATGTGCAACGTAGGGGAGAATGGAGGTTGTAATATGATAAACATAATAGATATGCAAGCCTCCTTTATGATGACATGGATAACTCAGTTAAAAATAGACACATCTGCCAAATGGAAATTAATACCAACCTACATCTTTAATGAAGTTGGAACAAACCTTTGCTGCCTCAATGCTACTGCcaatccaaaaacatttttaggaCTCGAAAAAGTCAAATCTAAATTCTGGAAATCATGTCTAATTAAATGGCTTGAATTCAGAAATATATACCTGTCCAATACTGAATTCAAATATACCTGTCTCTGGAATAGCAAAGAGATAATGTACAGAAACAGACCTCTGTTCTTCAAGAGATGGACAAATGCATACATAAATTACGTCCAAGATATATGGACAGACGAGGGATTATTACCACTTGCACGTATTGCAGAAAAAATCGGGGACTACCCTGCTCTGCTGTTTGATTATAATGCAATGCGAACCGCGCTCATTGCGCAATCAATGCGAGCTGACAATAACCAAACTCAAGAAGCGACTGTCTCTCTAGAACCTCAATCTCTTAAAAACTGGACTCCCAAAAAATTTAGATCACTACTtaccaaacaaaaagcaaatacTCCTTGCTCAATACATTTTTGGATGAATAAATATAACTATAAAATAGAAGGAAATAATTGGATGATAGCAAACAACTGCACCAAGGAAGAGCGACTAAGGCTACTTCACTGGAAGATATTGCATAATATCTACCCCACTAATATCTTactacacaaaatgaaaaaacgtgaaAACAATCGCTGTAGTCTGTGTGGAGAtattgatttcattgaacattttttctttaaatgcccAAGAATATCACTTTTTTGGAAGAACGTAGAAAAGcaaatttatataaaaacaggttcacagataaaattaaaagaaactgACGTTTTATTTGGTTTCCAACCGAACAAGCAACAGGACCAAACTATAAGAAATATTAACTTTATTCTGCTTGTTGCAAAAATGTCAATAAGTATATACAAATACGGAGAAGGCTTTGACCCAAATTGTATATTTGAAAGAGAGCTCTCCATTCGGCTTTTTGACTGAGAAACCCAGTACTATCATGCTATTGTAAATGACTCGTTGCAAATGTCAATGTATTAACTAAGGTGAACCAATGATGAAAACAATTATGACGAACAGCAAaatatatcattattattaattcatttaaacacaagcatggtaatagagagagagagagtgaggaag contains:
- the LOC138980324 gene encoding fibrillin-2-like, producing the protein MPGGKMFSLAALLCVILHVQHTQGISCGSQALNSSHSDDDLTQVDPDHHACCGAQPYDNRTHFCCGGTLKGSRYEGCCGNETYNRASHICCGGLIKPGGTWYHGCCGAEVFDSETHICCNGTLQPRGAYDRCCGNETYSSATHTCCEGKVHPGGPYQVCCGPEVFNYRMKLCCNGTLHEKGTQNRCCGNKPYNYNTHTCCGGTIKSDVGHYRGCCGTELYNYMTHTCCDGVLPRNGSYDSCCGNETYNHYTHTCCRGKIQPGGSNYGCCGTQIYNYRTHTCCGDKIHTGGTYQSCCGTDMYDSTSYLCCYGVLRARGANNSCCGTQGYNSATHTCCQNKILSGGAYRYCCGNQVYNYNTQQCCAGTVQPKTTYSSCCGRQTYNRFTNTCCAGKIESGGPNEVCCGTEVYNRYTHLCCYGTLQTKGTNNTCCGTKGYDTMTHTCCKGIVKPGGTYHRCCGTGLYDSTTQLCCDITPREKGTHNSCCLNQTYNSYTHTCCSGKILPGGSYHYCCGSRVYDSRTQLCCAGTTQEKGTYSSCCGNQAYNRVTHSCCAGIIKSGGTSYRCCGTETYPYRTQSCCGYQSVYNRTSHNCCNNKIQSGGQNHGCCATEVYDYRSHLCCYGTLHQRGTNNGCCGTQSYNTTTHTCCRGEIKPGGRYHGCCGTEVYDSTSKMCCNGAVQSRGTRNSCCGTKAYTSAVHTCCYGNIVPGGSYQRCCGNGTYNSRTQTCCAGTARDTVGYYDRCCGADTYNYRTQRCCGTQVYNTTSQTCCGGKIQSGGVNRYCCGMKAYNSITHLCCGNILREKGTNNSCCGTQSYNTTTHLCCSYMLRERGANNSCCGSKPYNRTTHTCCSSSQVLPGGSSYSCCGSHTYYRYNSTCCQGNIQPGGSYYYRCCGMNSYNYRNQSCCGNQVLPGGSSYSCCGSLPYYRYNSTCCQGNIQPGGSYYSRCCGMNSYNYRTQSCCGTQVYNRTTHTCCGGEVRSGGTYHRCCGSNSYNYNTHTCCSSGQVLPGGSSYSCCGSLPYYRYNSTCCQGNIQPGGSYYSRCCGMNSYNYRTQSCCGTQVYNRTTHTCCGGEVRSGGTYHRCCGSNSYNYNTHTCCSSGQVLPGGSSYSCCGSHTYYRYNSTCCQGNIQPGGLYYYGCCGHNSYSYRTHGCCGIQVYNRTTHSCCGTNQLYNKATGSCCGIQAYTKGTQLCCNGKVQAAGSKKQRCCGTDVYKEGKQTCCGGKVLSMKSRYRCCGGTQVYSYKKQNCCDGQVLSGGQKYSCCGSQTYTTRTHTCCNGQILEGGRKYSCCGNQTYKLKTHTCCGGKILSGGNDYGCCKTQLYNRNTHTCCGDQLRSGKVTSACCGTQTYNTLTHRCCGTQAYDYMTESCCGTQAFNKTTHSCCKGKIKPGGSNYRCCGPKPYKTKTHTCCGGTVHAAGSDHLCCGHQVYNSLSQGCCGTETYDKATQTCCGSKILPEGTNNRCCGGQMYSDRANRCCNGQVLIGTGSCPAQPVIP